DNA from Funiculus sociatus GB2-C1:
ATCTCGCCTAGTCCGAAAAACCTTGTCCTTTTCAAAATCGTTGGAGAACCACATTGGTGCTATCTGGTACTTTATCCATCACTACAATGCATCATTACTTATGTAGCACTACCAGTTTTTGATAGCTCGCAAAGTTGCTTTTTTACTCATCCCGTCCAATTCATCTAATAGGGATAAAGCATCGTCATAGCGACCTTCAAGGATATAATTTCTTAAATCTGTGAGTTCTTGAGTCATGGTCAGTTGACCTCACTTGTGCATAGAACAATTATATTGTAGGGCGGGAAATGCGTTAGTTAGAACCCCCCAGGCTTCAGGCTGAGGCTATACAAACAAAGCCTATCTGCACGGGCTAGAATTAAGCCTGTCTACACAGGCTTTGTTTGCATAGCCGCGACTTTAGTCGTTAGGCTCCAATTTGGGTAACTTCTCCTCTAGTTTCAGTTGGGTTGCTGCTTCTGGGAACTTGTTGTTCCAGAAATGGTTTAACTTTGGCGGGTGAAATTGACCCTCTATAAGCGCCACAATAATACATACTGAGAACCGCTTTATATGCCCAGTCTGAGGGTGACACATCCCTATAAGGGTTTGGCAAAGTATCCGCAGCATCTCTAGAACAAGCTTCCAAAACTTGATCTGAAGTTGGTGGCGTTTGAGAAGAGGGCGTTGTTGAGTTTAAAGGTTCGGTATTTTGAGCTTTGAGTGGAGCCAAAAAGCCAAATGTGGCTAATAGGGTAGCTGTGGCCAAAAGTGTGAGTTTCATGGCTTACCAATAACAACTTTCAGGACAACTTTTGAGAAAGTTGCTCCTACTCAAAACTAACAATTCTGCACAAAACACTTGCTCTGCCAACGTGTAGATGCACCCCAATTTTCCTGTTGAGCGCCCACTACTGTTCGCTTAGTCGTAATTAAACCCCGAACCTCCTTAATAAACTTACAGCAATGCCACCAATGACTTTAATGGTGAGCATGGCCCACCATTCTCTTAGTCTCTAGCCCCTACAGGGTCTGACGTACTAAATCGGCTAAACGCTCAGCACTATCAGGAAATCCCAACTTGCCAGCTTTTTGTGCCATTTGTTGCAGCAAATCGGGTGAATGCAATAAATTCAACACTTTACTTTGTAGTAACTCGGGTGTCAGTTCTGCCTGACGAAATACCAAACCAGCACCCGCTGAGTCAAAGATTGCCGCATTGTAGACTTGGTGATCTTCGGCGGCGTAGGGGTAGGGAATGAGAATAGCGGGTGTATGAGTTACTGCCAGTT
Protein-coding regions in this window:
- a CDS encoding S-layer protein, with the translated sequence MKLTLLATATLLATFGFLAPLKAQNTEPLNSTTPSSQTPPTSDQVLEACSRDAADTLPNPYRDVSPSDWAYKAVLSMYYCGAYRGSISPAKVKPFLEQQVPRSSNPTETRGEVTQIGA